The window CGGGCACTGCGCTGGCGGAGGCGCGGCATCTGACGGCCTGGGTTCTCGCGCATCGGCAACAGCGAACACTCTTCGGCGCGTTTTGTACTTTTCATCTGTTTGAGGCGTTCCTGCATCATGGTAACCGGATAACCGACGCGGTTTTGTACAGCGCCGTCGCCGGAGTCGCCGCGCTCTGCTGGTTCGCTCCCGAAGTCGGCGCGCGCCTCGAAGCCGGCGCTCGTATCGTTCCGCCTGCCATGATCCTGGCGATATGGTTTGCCAGTAACGGATTGTGGCTCGGGGACTGGCTGACGCACATCACCTGGCACAGGCTTGCTGCCGACAACTGGTTGGCAAGACACTTGCCGGCGAACACCGTGCTGTACGGAGACGTGGCGCCCGGACTTTGCCTCAACAACGGTTTCAAAGTGGTGACTGTTCAGCCAGGGCTGTGCAACAGTCGTCGGCTGTTCCATCTGTACCCGAATGATCCGGCGGCCGTCCTGATCCTCGATGGCTCCTGGAAAGAGCTCTGGTGGCGCCGCCACCAACCGCAGGTTGTTTCCGACTCCAATAGAATTATGTTCTTCCCAAAAATCGTGCGATATCCGGTGGGCTTGTACAAAGGTCCGAACTATCCCGGCGCCTCCACACCGTTTGGCGCCGTGGGACACACCGGCTGATGCCCAGAAACGCCAACGTAACCAAGGTGATGGTTATCGGTTCCGGCCCGATCATTATCGGCCAGGCCGCAGAGTTCGACTATGCCGGTACCCAGGCCTGCCGAGCGCTGCGCGAAGAGGGTGTCTCTGTGGTTCTGGTCAACTCCAACCCGGCCACCATAATGACCGACCCGGAAGTAGCCGATCGCGTCTACATCGAGCCTCTCACAGTAGGCTTCGCTGACCGCATTCTGGCGGTGGAGAAGCCCGATGGACTGCTGCCCACGCTTGGCGGCCAAACCGGGCTGAACCTGGCCACCAGGTTGGCGGAGCAGGGCGTGCTTGAACGCCACGGCGTCCGACTATTGGGCACACCGCTCCGGTCAATCCACCAGGCCGAGGATCGCGATGAGTTCCGGGCGCTGATGCGGCGCATCGGCGAGCCGGTTCCCGAGTCGTGGATCATCACGGAGCTCGACCAACTGGCAGAACCGGCGGATTCCGGAATCTGGCCGCTTATTGTACGGCCCGCATACACGTTGGGCGGCACGGGTGGGGGCATTGCGCACAACAGCGACGAGTTACGCCAGATTGCGATGCATGGCCTTGCACTTTCGATGCGCCACCAGGTGATGGTCGAGCGGTTCCTGGGCGGTTGGAAGGAGATTGAGTATGAGGTGATGCGTGACGCCAACGACACCGCCATCACCGTTTGCAATATGGAGAACTTCGATCCGATGGGGGTGCACACGGGTGACAGCATCGTGGTGGCGCCATCGCAAACTCTATCGGATCGTGAATACCAGATGCTCAGGACGGCGTCACTGAAGATTATCCGCGCGCTGGGTATCGAGGGTGGCTGCAACGTACAGTTGGCGCTGGATCCGACCTCGATGAACTACTGTGTCATCGAGGTGAACCCAAGGGTCTCGCGATCCTCAGCGCTCGCTTCAAAGGCTACCGGATATCCCATAGCCAGGGTGGCGGCCAAAATTGCGGTTGGGCTGCAGTTGGACGAGATCGAAAACGCCGTAACGCAGCGAACGCTTGCCTGCTTTGAGCCAGCGCTGGACTACTGCGTGGTAAAGATACCGCGGTGGCCATTCGACAAGTTCGTTCAGGCAGATAAGACCATCGGAACGCAAATGAAGGCCACTGGCGAAGTGATGGCGATCGACCGGTCATTTGAATCGGCGTTACTGAAGGCGTTGCGCTCTCTTGAAGTCGGTAACCCGGGTATGGCCAACGCCGCTGCCGCAGTGCTCAGTGAGGTTGGGCTGGAGGAGATGATCCGGGTTCCCAACTCTGAGCGGCTCTGGGCGATCTTCGAGGGCATGCGGCGTGGTATGTCGATTGGTGAGGTTCGCGAACTCTGCAATGTGGATCGGTGGTTCCTGAAGAAACTTCAGAACATGGTCGAGATTGAGCTACGCCTGAAGCGGTATGGCTCCACGATCGCCTTGATGGCCGCAAGCCCACACTCGTCCGCTGCCGATCACCCACTGGCTGCGGAGCTGATTGGCAAAGCAAAGCAGACTGGGTTTGGCGATCGGGCCATCGCCGAGTATTCCGGCGCGACAGAGGCAGGTGTTAGCGCCCTGGTCAAAGCGCTGGGTATCGGTCGCGCCTACAAGGTTGTGGATACGTGCGCTGCGGAGTTTGAAGCCGCCACGCCGTACTTCTATTCCTGCTACGAGCACGAGAATGAAGCCTCGCAACGGGCAGCCGATTCGCGCGGCCGCATCGTAGTTCTCGGCAGTGGGCCGATTCGGATCGGACAGGGTATCGAGTTCGACTACTGTTCGGTCCACTGCGTCAAGGCGCTGCAGCGTGCTGGCTATGGCGCAGTCATCATCAACAACAACCCGGAAACTGTATCCACCGACTTTGACATTTCCGACCGGCTCTACTTCGAACCACTGGCCGCCGAGGACGTGATTCACATTCTAGAGCGCGAGCAGCCGGAAGGCGTGATCGTACAGTTTGGCGGGCAAACGGCGATCAATTTGGCCCAGGCTGTGTCGCACGCCGGGTACAAGCTGCTCGGGAGCTCACTGGATGCGATCAAGCTGGCAGAGGATCGCGACTTGTTCGACATGGTGCTGCGCGAGTTGGCGATCGCCAAACCGCCGGGTCGAGCCGTGACATCGGCGCCCGACGCACTGGCCGCAGCTGAGGAGATTGGCTACCCGGTGGTGGTGCGACCGTCGTGGGTGCTTGGCGGCCGCGCAATGGAGATTGTCTACAGCCTCGAGGAGTTGCGCGCTTATATTGAATACGTTGTGGCGGTTTCGCCGACGGCGCCGATCCTGATTGACCGGTATATCCTGGGCCGCGAGGTCGAGGTCGACGTGATCTGTGACGGTGCGCAGTGCCTGATTCCCGGCATTATGGAGCATATCGAGAGGGCAGGCGTACACTCCGGCGATAGCATGGCAGTCTATCCCCCGCAGTCGCTCGGAGCAGAGATTTGCGACGAAGTCGTTGCGATCTCCACGCGGCTCGCGGTCCGCCTGGGCGTAGTGGGATTGATGAACATACAGTTTGTCGTCGACCCCACAACGGGGCGCGCGCTGGTACTGGAGGTGAACCCGCGCGCATCACGGACGGTGCCATTTCTGAGCAAGGTTACCGGCATCCCAATGGTGGATATCGCGGTGCGGGCGCTGCTGGGCGAAAGCCTGGCACAGCAGGGGTTAGCGCCGGGTTTACATCCGGCGGGCAGCAAGGTAGCTGTAAAAGCGCCGGTATTCTCGTTTGCCAAGCTTACAGCCGTAGATGTATCACTGGGCCCGGAGATGAAAAGCACCGGCGAGATCATGGGAATTGACCGGGACTACCCACATGCGTTGTATAAGGCTATGGTGGCATCAGGAATTGACGTTCCGGCAGCCGGACGCCTTGTTATTACTGTGGCTGACCAGGATAAGCAAGAAGTGGTGGAGATCGCGCGCGGCTTCGTAAGGCTTGGGTTTACAATCATCGCGACGGAAGGCACACTCAAACATCTGGCGCACCATGGCATTGCGGCGGAGTCCGTTTCAAAGCTGCATGAGGATGACGACAACATCGTCACCCGGATACGGAGCGGCTCGGTGGATCTTCTTATCAACACTCTGACCAATGACCGCGTCATCGAACGCGAGGGTACGCGAATCCGTCGTGCTTCGGTAGAATACGGTGTGCCATGCCTTACCAGCCTGGACACTGCCCGTGCGCTGCTGTTGGCGCTTGAGCATGGATCGCAGCGCGGCAGCGCCACAGTGGCGGCAGTAACCGAATACCTGTAGGGAAACGCAATGAGACTCTCTCGAAATCGTGACTTCCTGCGCGGCCTTTGTCTGGCGCTATTGTCCCTGGTCCTGACACCGCATTCGGCTAAGGCGACGCCGGAGTATGCCCGTCGAGAGGGGAAAGCGTGCAACTATTGCCACATCAGCGGCAGTCCGGGTTTTACCGACCCAACCACCGGCGTGCGACAGAGCACCGTACTGAACCTGGCCGGGCGGTATTACGCTGCGCACAATCACAGCTTTGCGGGATTCTACGCACCGCCGCCACCAGCTGTGCCGATGAAGCCGCTGTTTAAGTTTGTGTGGCAGCTGCCACTGGCGGATGCACCGCACCGCGCGGCCGTAGCGGATCTGGCCGGCGACGGCCGGCCGGAGCTCATCACGCTGGGTCCCTCCGCCAAGGCGGGAACGGCGTCGCTTCTGGTACGAGCCTTTGACAAGAGTGGACTGAAAACCGAGTACTCGACGACATTCGACGGCTCACCCGACGATCTGGCTGTGGGTCGGTTTGCGGGCAAAAGTGAACCGCCGGTAATCGCCACGGATGCCGGCGCATGGTTTTGGAACGGAAGCGGCTACGAGGAGCGCGCAGCACCGAAGCCGGTTCAGGTACTCGGAGCCGTATGGCTGAAAGATGGGGACGAGCGGCTGCTTATCGCCGACTCGCCGTCACAGGTGCAGGCGTTTCAAGTGGAACTATCCAAACAGGCTACGTCCTGGCTCACCAACCCCGTACCGGCGCCGTCCAGCGGGCAGGTGCAGCAGGCTCTCATGCACGCCACTCCAACCTTTCTCGACAAGATGGGTATGCCGCAACTACTGGCCCTTGGCGGTATGGTGGGCCTCTGGGCGATGCGATCGGACGTTCCGCTTGCGCTCTATTACATACAGGTCAACCAGGATTTCGACACCAAGCCGAATGCTGCGAATCACGGCAAGCCGACTTTCGTCTTGAAGAGCCGCACCAGTAACGTCGTATTCCGCGACCCCAGTGCGGCCATGGGTCCGGAGTTATGGGCTTCTCCCACATTTAGTGGAACGATCCTCGACGTCTGCACTCAGGATCCACGCTCCGGCGAATCCGGGCTTCTGGTTCTCACCGATCATCCGCCGACCGGCACAGGGGGCGGTCTCTACTTCTTCGGATCAGCCGTTCCGCCGGCGAAATAAGGATAGGAACGATGCACGGCGCAGGCTCGTCTTGCACTTGATTGATAGCACGATTACGTCTGGAGCACGGCCCATTCCGCGCAATGACGCTCGTGCAGGTGCCTGCCTGCCCCTGTAATGGACCCCATATACACCGATAAGCTGCTGCCACGGGTGGTCGGATCCTGCTGGCGCTCACGCTGGAAATGCCTACTTAGCCTCGTGCTTTGTCTGGGCGTGGCTGCGTTGATTACCGCGAACACTCCCGTGCGCTGGCGCGCTGAAGCCGAATTGTTAGCAATGCGCCGCCCACAAAACGGCGCCGTTTCGACTGGGCCGGTAAGCACGCCGCAATCGATTTCTACACCGCAAACGGACGCAGCGCTGATTGCAAGCGCTGGAATGGGGCGTCGGACGCTGGACTACATCAAAAACGGCGCATCGCAAGGTGGCCCGCCGTTTGCCGCCTATGGCCCGCAGTCGGAAGAGATGTTCCTGGCACGCTTTACGTCCGATATTCATGTCCGGCGGCACGCCGACAGCGACCTCGTTGCGGTGTCGTGGGATGCCGATACGCCGCATCACGCCGTTATGGTTGCCAACGCGGTTTGCCGCGCCTTTGTACTATGGAGCAACCAGATTGCCGGTAAGGGCGTGCAGGAAGTTGCCGACAGCCTGAATCTCCGGGCGCAGCGTGCGCGTCAACAGATGGAGGATGCCAACAACCGGCTGGCCGAGTTCCGCAAATCGCAGCACATCATCGACCTGACGGCGCAGCAGCAGCAAGCGGTTACCGAGTATGGCGCGCGCGACAGTGCGGTTGCTCAGGCGAAGCAGGCGCTTATCGGCGAACAAGCGCACCTCAAAGCCGTTGCCGGGCAGCTGAAGAACGTTGATGCCGCCATACGCAACGGCACCGGTGTTCGCGACGACTCCCTCGTTCAGCAACTGCAGGTCCAGCTCAATCAGGCGGAGGCGGAGCGGTCCGCAGCCGCGCAAAAGTTCACACCGGCCTATCCCGGCATCCTGCCGAACATGGATGCGAGGATTGCGGATCTCAAGAGCCGCATCAACGATGCGGTACGTAGCACGCTGAACAACAAGATGCCCTCGCTGCAGTCACAGGCTTCGCTGGTAAACGACTACGAGTCGAGCCAGGTGCAGTGCCAGTTTTTGGCCGCGAACCTGGCAACGGCGGTGGCGCAGCGAACCTCCTATTCCCGGCAGATCGCCTCGCTGCCGCAGACCACCGTACGGGAGATGGCGCTGGAGCATGATGCCGCAATGGACAGCGCGGTTTACATGGGCCTTGAAACGTCGCTGAACAACACCAGAATTCAGGGAGGGCTTTCCAGCGGGGCGGTGCAGATCGCTTCCTCTGCTCAGGCCGGCTCAGCGCCGGTACAGCCCGATTGGCCTCGTAACATGACGGCCGGCGCGCTCGCCGGCATCCTGCTCTCGCTGATGACGGTAGGCGTCGCCGGGCAGTACGACCGGCGCATAAGAAGCCTTGAGGCCGCGCGGCGACTGGTTTCTGGACCCGTTATTGGTGCGATGCCGGCGCTGCCATCCCCACTCAACCTGCTCGCAAGCCGCGCAACATCGGCCGCAATAACGACGGAGGCGTTTACGCTTGCGCGCGCGAACCTGGCTCTGGCTGCGCCCGAAATGGCGGGAACCTCGCCGGGCATTCAGCAGGTAATTCTTATTACGAGCGCGCTGCCCCGAGAGGGCAAATCGGTGGCAGCGGCTGAATTGGCGCGATCGTATGCCCGGGCCGGCAACAGGACCCTGCTTGTGGATGCCGACATGCGATGCCCGGTTCAGGCGGTGCGATTTGGCGTGACACCTGGCCAGGGTTTGGCGGAGGCACTGATCGGCAAAGCCGATCTGGATAGAGTGATCCTGCCGACAAACGTGCATGGCCTCAGTCTCCTTCAGGCGGGTATCCCCGCGTGCAACCCCGCTGAAATGATCGCGCAGCTGCCGCTGACGCAGGTATTCACACGGCTGCGCGATCGTGCCGACAAGATTGTAGTGGATACACCAGCATGCGCTACGGTTGCCGACGCGCTCATGCTGGCTCCGTATGCCGACTGTGTGGTCCAGGTGATTGGAGTCGGTGAGGTTGAGCCGGAGTTCGTGCGGGATGCATCTGCGGCTTTGAGGGCCGCGGCCGGCAACCGCCTGTGCTTCATGATGAATCGCGTCCCGCGTGACCACGCGCAGAAGGACCGGGCGCGCTACGCATGGCGCCGTCCGGGAGACGCCACGGAGGTTTCGGTGCTGGCTGCCGGCGCCCCACGTCCGCGTTTGCCATCCGCAGATGGCGCAGACTTGAACACGTCCGGCTACTCCCGGATGGACGAGCGCAGCCACGATGAAGAGCTAGGCGATTGACGTGTTGTCGACCGAAGGGATTACAACGGAAATGAAACGATTCTTGATATCTGTGGGCCTGGTTCTTGCTGCAGCATCTGCCGGAGCGCAAACAAAGCCGGCGGCCGCACCCTCACCAACGATTACCATCCCGCCGGCAATTGAGCAGCCCACCGTCGGACCGTATCAGTTGGGCGGTGGCGATGTGATCTCGATAAACGTCATCAACTTTCCAAATCTCAATGTGTCGCAACTCACAATCCCGCCCGATGGACGGATTTCGGTATCGCTGCTCAAACCCTTTTCAGTACTGGGAAAGACGGCAAGCGAAGTAGCCCAGTCACTCACCGACCAGTGGTCGAAGTACGTTATTAACCCGTCGGTGAATGTCGCGCTGGTTCAGCAGCGGCCGCGGAGTGTGTTGATTTACGGATGCATCACGCGCCCGGGCACGCTCGATTACAAAGGTCCGATGCGGGTACTGCAGGCAATCGCCACCGCCGGCGGGCCGACGCCGGACGGCAACCTTGCGGATACCGTGATTTCGCGCGCGGCGGGTGGCAAACAATCGATCAATCTGGATCATCCCGGTGAAAAGCAGGGCACAACTGCGGATGTGTGGCTGTTTCCGGGAGATGTGGTCTACATTCCTGAGCGTAATACCGAGTTCAGCGTTATCGGTGAGGTGACAAATCCGGGCAGCTACCCATTCAAGGAAGGTATGACGGTTCTGGATGCGCTTACGCGTGTCGGTGGCGTGAAGGAGACGGCGAACCTGAAATCTGCCCGCGTGATCCATGATGGCACTTCGCAGCCATTGGATCTCGAGGCGCTACTTCTCCGGGGCGACACCACGGCGAATGTAAGGCTGGCAGCCGGCGATCAATTGATGATACCGGCAGGTAACCGCACATACGTCTTTGGCGCCGTACTGCATCCCGGGTACTATACGTATCGTCCAGGCGACCGCGTGTTGGACGCGCTCAACGGAGCCGGCGGACCAACTACAAACGCCGACATGAAGAAGCTGAATCTGATCCGGGTGAATCGCGAGACGAACAAGGCGCACTTGGTGCCGTTGAACCTGGAAAAGTTCCTGCAGAAGGGCGATCTCAAGAACAATGCCGAGTTGCAGCCAAATGACGTGGTCTATGTGCCATTTCAAAAGCGAACCTTCCGGCCGGCTGACCTTCTCGGAGTTCTCACGGGCCTTAGCTTCTTCACCGGTCCGCTGCATCTGTAAACCCCACCCGGATCCGGTCGCGCCGAAGGCAGCCGCGTGCCCCGAGCTGTAGTAACAGGCGGCGCCGGATTCCTCGGCTCGCATCTGTGCGACCGGTTGCTGGCCGAGGGGCTGGAGGTTGTGGCGCTTGACAACCTGATCACCGGCGCCACCGACAACATCGCGCACCTGATCGACAATCCGCGATTTCGGTTCATCCTGTACGACGTTACTGAGTACCTGTTCCTGGACGGGCCGATTGACTATATATTCCATCTCGCCTCGCCGGCCAGCCCGATTGACTTTCCAACGAAGCCGATCCAGATTCTAAAGGTGAACGCCCTCGGAACCCACAAGGCGCTGGGCCTGGCGCGCGCCAAAAACGCCGCGTTTTTCCTCGCCTCTACCTCCGAGGTGTATGGCGATCCTCTCCAACACCCTCAAACTGAGGAGTATCTCGGGAACGTCAATCCGGTAGGCATCCGTGGGGTGTACGACGAAGCGAAACGGTTTGCTGAAAGCATAACGATGGCGTACCATCGGTATCACGGCCTGAACACAAAAATCGCCCGTATCTTCAACACGTACGGACCCAGGATGCGTCTGAATGACGGGCGCGTGGTGCCGAACTTTGTCGGTCAGGCGCTCCGCGGCGAGCCGATCACAGTGTATGGTGACGGCGCGCAGACTCGGTCATTCTGTTATGTCTCGGACCTTATCGATGGCTTCTGGAAGCTGGCAACGTCGCGAGAGACTGGTCCCATCAATATCGGGAATCCTGCGGAGATCACCGTAGCCGAGTTCGCCTCCAGGATTCGCAATCTGGCTGGAAGCGTCAGCCCAATTGTGCGGGAGGAGCTGAAAACTCCGGACGACCCCAGGATGCGCCAGCCTGATATCACGCGCGCACGCAACCTCCTGCACTGGGAGCCAAAGGTCGGCCTTGAAGAGGGTTTGCAAACCACGATCGACTGGTTTCGAGCAAAGCTCGACAGTCGCGCGGTGCAACAGGCTTAATGGAGTTTCCGGCGCAGCCGCATCGCTCGGGCTCAATCGGTATCGACCTGCACGCCCATACGACGGCGTCGGACGGTGAGTTGAGCCCGGCACAGCTGATAGCCGAGGCTAAACGTATCAATCTGGCTGCGCTGGCCATTACCGATCACGATACGGTAGCAGGTGCTGTTGAAGCCTGCGGCACTTTAACGGACGCCCTGGTTGTAGTGCCTGGGATTGAGATGGCAGCAAGAAACGCATTCGGCCGGTGCGACATTCTGGGCCTCTTTATCGACCCCTATTCGGGTGCTCTGCAGAGCAGCCTGGCCAGCCGGCGTGCGTGGCGCACCGAGCGGGCGCAGTCCATGGTAAAACGCCTGAACCGTGCTGGTGTTCCTCTGTCAATGGAAGCTGTAAATACTTGTGCAGGCTCTGCCGCCATTGGTAGACCCCACGTGGCGCGCGCTCTTGTAGAGGGTGGTTTCGCCACCGACATTTCCCACGCATTCTCGAAGTACCTTGCCGAGGGCCGATCCGGCTACATCCCTTCTGCACAGCTGACAACCGCAGAAGTGATCTCCACTATCCATGCCGCCGGCGGAGTGGCCGTGCTGGCTCATCCTGCCCGAATTGGCTTGGGCGAACACGCCATCTGTGAAGCGGCCGAAGCGCTTCGAACCGAAGGCCTGGACGCGCTGGAGTGCTGGTACAGTACACATACTGATGCCGAAACGCATTCCCTGCTGGCGTTGGCGCGTCGCCTGGGACTCTTGGTAACTGGCGGGTCTGATTTTCACGGCCCGCATGTAAAGCCGGAGATCAAGCTTGGTCATGTGACGGGTCGTCGCGCCGCACCGGTAGAACTCTACGCTCCATTGCGAGCGCGCGCTTCGGTACATCGCACCGCGTTTGCTGAAGGCCGATGACGGCGCTGCCTCGGTCTGCCATCTTGCTGGCGGGCGGCCTGGGTACGCGGCTAGATCCCATAACGCGGCACCGGCCGAAGGGCCTTATCCCGGTCGGACGGTGCACTATCCTGGAGATTCAGCTGGCGTGGTTGCGCGCACAGGGCGTGGAACAGGTGGTACTTGCGGTGAGCCACATGGCTGACCGGATTCAAAGGGCTTTGGGAAATGGCAGCCGATTTGGTATTGAGCTGCAGTACGCTGATGAGGAGACGCCGCTGGGCACCGGTGGCGCCACCAGAAATGCCGCAGCGCTACTGCCGCACGGACCGGTGCTGGTGGTAAACGGTGATCTGC of the Armatimonadota bacterium genome contains:
- a CDS encoding PHP domain-containing protein, whose amino-acid sequence is MEFPAQPHRSGSIGIDLHAHTTASDGELSPAQLIAEAKRINLAALAITDHDTVAGAVEACGTLTDALVVVPGIEMAARNAFGRCDILGLFIDPYSGALQSSLASRRAWRTERAQSMVKRLNRAGVPLSMEAVNTCAGSAAIGRPHVARALVEGGFATDISHAFSKYLAEGRSGYIPSAQLTTAEVISTIHAAGGVAVLAHPARIGLGEHAICEAAEALRTEGLDALECWYSTHTDAETHSLLALARRLGLLVTGGSDFHGPHVKPEIKLGHVTGRRAAPVELYAPLRARASVHRTAFAEGR
- a CDS encoding SLBB domain-containing protein — encoded protein: MKRFLISVGLVLAAASAGAQTKPAAAPSPTITIPPAIEQPTVGPYQLGGGDVISINVINFPNLNVSQLTIPPDGRISVSLLKPFSVLGKTASEVAQSLTDQWSKYVINPSVNVALVQQRPRSVLIYGCITRPGTLDYKGPMRVLQAIATAGGPTPDGNLADTVISRAAGGKQSINLDHPGEKQGTTADVWLFPGDVVYIPERNTEFSVIGEVTNPGSYPFKEGMTVLDALTRVGGVKETANLKSARVIHDGTSQPLDLEALLLRGDTTANVRLAAGDQLMIPAGNRTYVFGAVLHPGYYTYRPGDRVLDALNGAGGPTTNADMKKLNLIRVNRETNKAHLVPLNLEKFLQKGDLKNNAELQPNDVVYVPFQKRTFRPADLLGVLTGLSFFTGPLHL
- the carB gene encoding carbamoyl-phosphate synthase large subunit — encoded protein: MPRNANVTKVMVIGSGPIIIGQAAEFDYAGTQACRALREEGVSVVLVNSNPATIMTDPEVADRVYIEPLTVGFADRILAVEKPDGLLPTLGGQTGLNLATRLAEQGVLERHGVRLLGTPLRSIHQAEDRDEFRALMRRIGEPVPESWIITELDQLAEPADSGIWPLIVRPAYTLGGTGGGIAHNSDELRQIAMHGLALSMRHQVMVERFLGGWKEIEYEVMRDANDTAITVCNMENFDPMGVHTGDSIVVAPSQTLSDREYQMLRTASLKIIRALGIEGGCNVQLALDPTSMNYCVIEVNPRVSRSSALASKATGYPIARVAAKIAVGLQLDEIENAVTQRTLACFEPALDYCVVKIPRWPFDKFVQADKTIGTQMKATGEVMAIDRSFESALLKALRSLEVGNPGMANAAAAVLSEVGLEEMIRVPNSERLWAIFEGMRRGMSIGEVRELCNVDRWFLKKLQNMVEIELRLKRYGSTIALMAASPHSSAADHPLAAELIGKAKQTGFGDRAIAEYSGATEAGVSALVKALGIGRAYKVVDTCAAEFEAATPYFYSCYEHENEASQRAADSRGRIVVLGSGPIRIGQGIEFDYCSVHCVKALQRAGYGAVIINNNPETVSTDFDISDRLYFEPLAAEDVIHILEREQPEGVIVQFGGQTAINLAQAVSHAGYKLLGSSLDAIKLAEDRDLFDMVLRELAIAKPPGRAVTSAPDALAAAEEIGYPVVVRPSWVLGGRAMEIVYSLEELRAYIEYVVAVSPTAPILIDRYILGREVEVDVICDGAQCLIPGIMEHIERAGVHSGDSMAVYPPQSLGAEICDEVVAISTRLAVRLGVVGLMNIQFVVDPTTGRALVLEVNPRASRTVPFLSKVTGIPMVDIAVRALLGESLAQQGLAPGLHPAGSKVAVKAPVFSFAKLTAVDVSLGPEMKSTGEIMGIDRDYPHALYKAMVASGIDVPAAGRLVITVADQDKQEVVEIARGFVRLGFTIIATEGTLKHLAHHGIAAESVSKLHEDDDNIVTRIRSGSVDLLINTLTNDRVIEREGTRIRRASVEYGVPCLTSLDTARALLLALEHGSQRGSATVAAVTEYL
- a CDS encoding SDR family oxidoreductase; this translates as MPRAVVTGGAGFLGSHLCDRLLAEGLEVVALDNLITGATDNIAHLIDNPRFRFILYDVTEYLFLDGPIDYIFHLASPASPIDFPTKPIQILKVNALGTHKALGLARAKNAAFFLASTSEVYGDPLQHPQTEEYLGNVNPVGIRGVYDEAKRFAESITMAYHRYHGLNTKIARIFNTYGPRMRLNDGRVVPNFVGQALRGEPITVYGDGAQTRSFCYVSDLIDGFWKLATSRETGPINIGNPAEITVAEFASRIRNLAGSVSPIVREELKTPDDPRMRQPDITRARNLLHWEPKVGLEEGLQTTIDWFRAKLDSRAVQQA
- a CDS encoding polysaccharide biosynthesis tyrosine autokinase, whose product is MRRPQNGAVSTGPVSTPQSISTPQTDAALIASAGMGRRTLDYIKNGASQGGPPFAAYGPQSEEMFLARFTSDIHVRRHADSDLVAVSWDADTPHHAVMVANAVCRAFVLWSNQIAGKGVQEVADSLNLRAQRARQQMEDANNRLAEFRKSQHIIDLTAQQQQAVTEYGARDSAVAQAKQALIGEQAHLKAVAGQLKNVDAAIRNGTGVRDDSLVQQLQVQLNQAEAERSAAAQKFTPAYPGILPNMDARIADLKSRINDAVRSTLNNKMPSLQSQASLVNDYESSQVQCQFLAANLATAVAQRTSYSRQIASLPQTTVREMALEHDAAMDSAVYMGLETSLNNTRIQGGLSSGAVQIASSAQAGSAPVQPDWPRNMTAGALAGILLSLMTVGVAGQYDRRIRSLEAARRLVSGPVIGAMPALPSPLNLLASRATSAAITTEAFTLARANLALAAPEMAGTSPGIQQVILITSALPREGKSVAAAELARSYARAGNRTLLVDADMRCPVQAVRFGVTPGQGLAEALIGKADLDRVILPTNVHGLSLLQAGIPACNPAEMIAQLPLTQVFTRLRDRADKIVVDTPACATVADALMLAPYADCVVQVIGVGEVEPEFVRDASAALRAAAGNRLCFMMNRVPRDHAQKDRARYAWRRPGDATEVSVLAAGAPRPRLPSADGADLNTSGYSRMDERSHDEELGD